From one Streptomyces spiramyceticus genomic stretch:
- a CDS encoding type ISP restriction/modification enzyme, producing the protein MPEDWIRALVADFGTECRAGLRFSDTEASVSPPVKKLVEAFGARWRVNSRLHPEFPLPEARVRPDYAVESGGRVTGFLELKAPGHDITPDGFTKRDREQWELMRQLPNVLYTNGHTWCLYRGGPLPLRTVRLEGDLYRSGSRLRTVDPDGASLRDLLRDFLGWQPERVTTVRRLVTSMAPLCQYLRAEVLEQLDIERRTPESAPTRRRAHKPFTALAHHWSKVLLPSTDGQDSDHIFADRYTQTIAFALLLARTEGLRLTGRDLAAVASELEVENTVMGRALQLLTERVDAEFARRLNTLVQVVDAVDWKSITKQRPDAHMYLYEDFLEEYDPELRRRSGTYYTPPRLVRTMVRFTDAVLRTRLDCAEGFADGQVTVIDPAMGTGTFLSEIIDTVAEQRARRGQGFRGEAVEQLAGRLIGFERQMAAYAVAQMRITQTLREQDTRTRLDDLRLHLADTLADPYERSSLFAFLPADDALVENSRQADWIKREQQVTVVIGNPPDRERAEGEGGWVEAGSEKEGIAPLLDDFRLRGRNGTQENKLKNLYVYFWRWATYKVFDQHRPESHRGIVAFISTAGFLSGPGFRGMREYLRRTCSEGWIIDLSPEGIRPPVRTRLFPGVQQQLMIAVFVRSGGGEKPAGIRYVALEGTAEQKYAQLEDLTPDSAQWRPVRSDAQAPFTPAAEGDWDTYPALGDLLPWAVPGVLPKRTWVYSTDNDTLRARWRRLTAERNVEEKRALFRETHSRTVDRQVYPLPGSALPKQSMMDSSSACPEPVPVAYRPFDRQWVIPDNRVLDRSSPELWESQIPDQIRIVEQHSRKFGPGPAVLFTALLPDHHHFDGRGGRVLSLLQKDGTPNVAPGLLQHLTNSYGYRNVSAEDLAAYIAAVIAHPDFTSRFGDELTTRGVRVPLTGDAALWSEALSLGRTVIWASTFGERFIDPQDGRPGGADQVWGTALPTITYRKQVGRHEMPERFLYDPDRLELCLGSGVFGPVTPGVRGYQVSGQNVLDGWLRRRSGPPSPKASSELDRVRPDQWLPAWSEELQHVLAVLWHLVEVQPAQSLLLDRVLASPLISVEELLRRGVLPVAEIARRSAPAPSRDQTIPGTEGIELREPHAVRPITPQGQAPVEAPTPRPRSSREPGSNRPYRKR; encoded by the coding sequence GTGCCGGAGGACTGGATTCGGGCTCTCGTGGCGGACTTCGGAACCGAGTGCAGGGCGGGCCTGAGATTCAGCGATACCGAAGCATCGGTCAGCCCGCCGGTGAAGAAGCTCGTCGAGGCATTCGGCGCACGCTGGAGGGTGAACTCCCGTCTGCATCCCGAATTCCCTCTCCCGGAAGCGAGAGTGCGGCCCGACTATGCCGTGGAGAGCGGGGGACGTGTCACCGGCTTTCTGGAGTTGAAGGCACCTGGTCACGACATCACGCCGGATGGCTTCACGAAGCGTGATCGCGAGCAGTGGGAACTAATGCGTCAGCTCCCCAATGTTCTCTACACCAACGGTCACACGTGGTGCTTGTACCGGGGTGGCCCGCTTCCCCTCCGGACAGTCCGCCTTGAGGGAGATCTGTACCGGTCCGGCAGCCGACTGCGCACAGTTGACCCTGATGGTGCCTCGCTGCGGGACCTACTGCGCGACTTCCTCGGCTGGCAACCTGAACGGGTCACCACCGTCCGCCGGCTGGTGACTTCGATGGCTCCGTTGTGCCAGTACCTTCGAGCAGAGGTGCTGGAGCAACTCGATATCGAGCGGCGGACTCCGGAAAGCGCCCCCACTCGGCGACGTGCTCACAAGCCCTTCACCGCGCTCGCCCATCACTGGAGCAAGGTGCTCCTCCCGTCGACCGACGGGCAGGACTCGGACCACATCTTCGCCGATCGTTACACGCAGACGATCGCCTTTGCTCTGCTCCTAGCACGCACCGAGGGTCTGCGCCTGACAGGTCGGGACCTCGCCGCAGTGGCAAGTGAGTTGGAAGTTGAGAACACGGTCATGGGCCGTGCCCTGCAACTCCTGACGGAGAGGGTGGATGCCGAGTTCGCCCGGCGCCTCAACACCCTGGTCCAAGTGGTAGACGCCGTCGACTGGAAGTCGATCACGAAGCAGCGACCCGACGCCCACATGTATCTGTACGAGGACTTCCTGGAGGAGTACGACCCCGAGTTGCGCAGACGTTCCGGTACCTACTACACCCCGCCGCGACTCGTCCGTACGATGGTCCGCTTCACCGACGCTGTGCTGCGTACCCGGCTCGACTGTGCGGAGGGCTTCGCCGACGGCCAGGTCACCGTCATCGATCCGGCGATGGGAACAGGCACCTTCCTCAGCGAGATCATCGACACGGTCGCCGAGCAGCGGGCCCGACGAGGGCAGGGCTTCCGTGGTGAGGCGGTGGAGCAGCTGGCAGGGCGACTGATCGGTTTCGAGCGGCAGATGGCGGCGTACGCGGTCGCCCAGATGAGGATTACCCAGACCCTTCGTGAGCAGGACACCCGCACACGGCTCGACGACTTACGGCTCCACCTCGCCGACACTCTTGCCGACCCCTACGAGAGGTCCTCGCTCTTCGCCTTCCTGCCCGCCGACGACGCGTTGGTCGAGAACAGCCGCCAAGCGGATTGGATCAAGCGGGAACAGCAAGTGACCGTTGTGATCGGCAACCCGCCCGACCGTGAGAGGGCCGAAGGTGAGGGGGGGTGGGTAGAGGCAGGTTCCGAGAAGGAAGGCATCGCGCCTCTGCTCGACGACTTTCGCCTGAGAGGAAGGAACGGCACGCAGGAGAACAAGCTCAAGAATCTTTATGTGTATTTCTGGCGCTGGGCCACCTACAAGGTGTTCGACCAGCACCGTCCTGAATCGCACCGCGGCATCGTCGCCTTCATCAGTACCGCGGGTTTTCTCAGTGGTCCGGGTTTTCGGGGCATGCGGGAGTATCTGCGCCGTACATGCTCGGAGGGCTGGATCATCGACCTCAGCCCGGAGGGCATCCGGCCTCCGGTGCGGACACGCCTCTTCCCCGGAGTGCAACAGCAGCTCATGATCGCCGTGTTCGTCCGCAGCGGGGGCGGCGAGAAGCCCGCCGGCATCAGATATGTCGCCCTGGAGGGCACAGCTGAACAGAAGTATGCACAGCTTGAAGATCTCACTCCTGACAGTGCGCAATGGCGTCCCGTTCGTTCAGACGCCCAGGCCCCGTTCACCCCTGCGGCGGAGGGCGACTGGGATACTTATCCGGCCCTTGGCGACCTGTTGCCGTGGGCGGTGCCTGGCGTGCTGCCGAAGCGCACGTGGGTCTATTCCACGGACAACGACACGCTGCGGGCCCGATGGAGGAGGCTGACCGCAGAGCGAAACGTCGAGGAGAAGAGGGCCCTGTTCCGGGAGACGCACAGCCGAACCGTCGACAGGCAGGTATATCCCCTGCCTGGCTCTGCACTGCCGAAACAGTCGATGATGGACAGCTCTTCTGCCTGCCCGGAACCAGTACCGGTCGCCTACCGACCCTTCGACCGACAGTGGGTTATTCCAGACAACAGAGTCCTCGACAGAAGTTCGCCGGAGTTGTGGGAGAGCCAGATTCCAGACCAGATACGGATTGTTGAGCAACACTCCAGGAAATTCGGTCCCGGGCCCGCCGTACTCTTCACGGCTCTGTTGCCAGACCATCATCACTTCGATGGTCGAGGCGGTCGCGTTCTGTCCCTCCTGCAGAAGGATGGCACACCCAACGTGGCTCCCGGTCTGCTCCAGCACTTGACTAACTCCTACGGCTACCGGAACGTCTCTGCGGAAGATCTGGCTGCGTACATTGCCGCCGTCATCGCTCACCCTGACTTCACCTCACGGTTCGGAGATGAACTGACCACGCGAGGCGTTCGCGTGCCGCTTACCGGGGATGCCGCACTGTGGTCGGAGGCGCTCTCTCTCGGCAGGACCGTGATCTGGGCATCGACCTTCGGCGAACGGTTCATCGACCCGCAGGACGGGCGGCCGGGCGGTGCCGATCAGGTCTGGGGGACAGCGCTGCCGACGATCACGTACCGGAAACAGGTCGGCAGACACGAAATGCCTGAGCGATTCCTCTATGATCCCGACCGCCTAGAGCTGTGTCTCGGCAGCGGTGTCTTCGGGCCGGTTACGCCCGGGGTGCGCGGGTACCAGGTCAGCGGGCAGAACGTACTTGACGGCTGGCTGAGGCGACGAAGCGGCCCTCCGTCACCCAAAGCGAGCAGCGAGCTGGACCGTGTACGCCCGGACCAGTGGCTTCCTGCTTGGAGCGAAGAACTTCAGCATGTACTGGCGGTTTTGTGGCACCTGGTCGAAGTGCAACCCGCCCAATCCCTATTACTCGACCGTGTCCTAGCTTCCCCTCTGATCAGTGTGGAGGAGCTTCTCAGGCGCGGTGTTCTCCCCGTGGCGGAAATTGCCCGCCGCTCAGCTCCGGCGCCATCGCGTGACCAAACCATCCCAGGGACTGAGGGCATCGAACTACGGGAACCGCACGCAGTCAGACCGATCACGCCGCAAGGCCAAGCGCCAGTGGAGGCTCCGACCCCGCGGCCACGCAGCAGCAGGGAGCCCGGCAGTAATCGGCCGTACCGGAAGCGGTAG
- a CDS encoding SMP-30/gluconolactonase/LRE family protein: MPRSIRHHTMAATALALAVTLASAAPVGATDLRHPTPATAHTHITAAYELPGDRVYPEGIAAAPRTGELYVGSYTNGTIYRITPRHRTAEVFLPAGTDGRHTANGLKVDGAGRLWVTDSTAGVAVYDIRSRRLLARFDVPGDSASFVNDVTIAPDGSAYLTDSVRTVVYRVTPGELARTAAGDRRGTLTTRFDLSGTVGPHPAGTFTLNGIVADPSGRYLLTPDMTGGDLFRIDLASGTARRVTLHGGDMRHADGLELRHGTLWAAHNTTNTITRWHLTDDGRTARMERRVTDEALQIPTTLVRQNGRTLVVRSQFDKGGPMGPGTPETPFTVAAVRGI; encoded by the coding sequence GTGCCCCGTTCGATCCGGCACCACACCATGGCGGCCACCGCACTGGCCTTAGCCGTCACTCTTGCCTCAGCCGCTCCCGTAGGGGCCACAGACCTCCGCCACCCGACACCGGCCACGGCACACACCCATATAACCGCCGCCTACGAACTACCAGGCGACCGCGTCTACCCCGAAGGCATCGCCGCCGCCCCGCGGACCGGCGAGCTCTACGTCGGCTCCTACACCAACGGCACCATCTACCGCATCACCCCCCGCCACCGCACCGCCGAGGTCTTCCTCCCGGCCGGCACCGACGGGCGGCACACCGCCAACGGCCTGAAGGTGGACGGCGCCGGACGGCTGTGGGTGACCGACTCCACGGCCGGGGTCGCGGTGTACGACATACGAAGCCGCAGGCTTCTGGCCCGGTTCGACGTCCCCGGCGACAGCGCGTCCTTCGTCAACGACGTCACCATCGCACCGGACGGCAGCGCCTACCTCACCGACAGCGTCCGCACCGTCGTCTACCGCGTGACCCCGGGAGAGCTGGCCCGTACCGCAGCAGGCGACAGGCGGGGCACACTCACGACCCGCTTCGACCTCTCCGGCACTGTAGGCCCGCACCCGGCCGGTACGTTCACCCTCAACGGCATCGTCGCCGACCCGTCCGGGCGCTACCTCCTGACGCCCGACATGACCGGCGGCGACCTCTTCCGCATCGACCTCGCGTCGGGCACGGCCCGCCGAGTCACCCTGCACGGCGGAGACATGCGGCACGCCGACGGCCTCGAACTGCGCCACGGCACACTGTGGGCCGCGCACAACACCACTAATACGATCACCCGTTGGCACCTCACCGACGACGGCAGGACCGCCCGCATGGAGCGCCGAGTGACGGACGAGGCGCTACAGATCCCGACGACCCTGGTCCGCCAGAACGGCCGCACGCTCGTGGTCCGCTCGCAATTCGACAAGGGCGGCCCGATGGGACCGGGCACCCCTGAGACTCCGTTCACGGTCGCGGCGGTCAGGGGAATCTGA
- a CDS encoding MarR family winged helix-turn-helix transcriptional regulator: MTSMPVSERLGSHVKRAEQALSAAKYAALKPAGVTVAQYAALLFLVEKPGISAAALARACGVTPPTMNTVLKNLQERGLIERTPHEWHKNILETRLTEQGKAVMADADARAVRVERALADEFSDEERQLLVGLLARCTDLLESVRPKYG, encoded by the coding sequence ATGACGTCCATGCCTGTGTCCGAGCGCCTCGGCTCCCACGTGAAGCGCGCCGAGCAGGCCCTCAGCGCGGCCAAGTACGCCGCGCTCAAGCCGGCGGGTGTGACGGTCGCGCAGTACGCCGCCCTGCTCTTCCTCGTCGAGAAGCCGGGCATCTCGGCCGCAGCGCTGGCCAGGGCCTGTGGCGTCACGCCGCCGACCATGAACACGGTCCTGAAGAACCTCCAGGAGCGCGGCCTGATCGAGCGCACCCCGCACGAATGGCACAAGAACATCCTGGAGACCCGGCTCACCGAACAGGGCAAGGCGGTCATGGCCGATGCCGACGCCCGGGCGGTGCGCGTCGAGCGGGCTCTCGCCGACGAATTCTCTGATGAAGAGAGGCAGTTGCTCGTCGGTCTCCTTGCTCGCTGCACCGATCTGCTGGAGTCGGTCAGGCCCAAGTACGGGTGA
- a CDS encoding class I SAM-dependent methyltransferase, giving the protein MTEQTMDPVRQEQFAERMVHVLNDACLAYLCSLGHRTGLFDVMSGLPPSTSEQIAHAASLDERYVREWLGGMTVGGIVEYDPGGRTYTLPPEHAASLVRAAGPGDMSALMQDLALIGLVEDQVLDAFYTGGGVPSSAYPRFQELQAEKTAAVYDAVLVDGIIPLVPGLTERLREGIDVLDVGTGQGHAVNLLAQAFPASRFRGVDISEEGIESAREEAERLRLVNARFDVHDAAELSGAYDLITAFDVIHDLARPAEALESVAGVLRDDGVFLMGDIAASSRLEDNIDHPLGPALYTFSVFYCMTVSLGEGGAGLGTVWGRQKALAMLREAGFTDVDVRQVQGDVLNFYYVARKGS; this is encoded by the coding sequence ATGACCGAGCAGACGATGGATCCCGTGCGGCAGGAGCAATTCGCGGAGCGGATGGTTCATGTATTGAACGATGCTTGCCTGGCGTATCTGTGCAGCCTCGGTCACCGGACCGGGCTGTTCGACGTCATGTCCGGGCTGCCGCCGTCAACCAGCGAGCAGATCGCCCACGCCGCGAGCCTCGACGAGCGCTACGTGCGGGAGTGGCTCGGGGGGATGACCGTGGGCGGGATTGTCGAGTACGACCCCGGGGGCCGGACGTACACGCTGCCGCCCGAGCATGCCGCCTCGCTCGTGCGGGCCGCCGGTCCCGGCGACATGTCTGCCCTTATGCAGGATCTGGCGCTGATCGGCTTGGTCGAGGACCAGGTGCTGGATGCGTTCTACACAGGCGGTGGCGTCCCGTCCTCCGCGTATCCGCGGTTCCAGGAGCTCCAGGCCGAGAAGACGGCGGCGGTGTACGACGCCGTGCTCGTCGACGGGATCATTCCGCTGGTGCCCGGGCTCACCGAGCGGTTGCGCGAGGGCATCGACGTGCTGGACGTCGGCACCGGGCAGGGGCACGCGGTCAATCTCCTGGCGCAGGCGTTTCCCGCCAGCCGGTTCCGTGGCGTCGACATCTCCGAAGAGGGCATCGAGTCGGCGCGCGAGGAGGCGGAGCGGCTGCGGCTGGTCAATGCCCGGTTCGACGTGCACGACGCCGCCGAGCTGAGCGGGGCGTACGACCTGATCACGGCCTTCGACGTCATCCACGACCTGGCCCGGCCCGCGGAGGCGCTGGAGTCCGTCGCCGGTGTGCTGCGGGACGACGGAGTGTTCCTGATGGGCGACATCGCCGCCTCCAGCAGGCTGGAGGACAACATCGACCACCCGCTGGGGCCTGCGCTCTACACCTTCTCCGTCTTCTACTGCATGACCGTTTCGCTCGGAGAGGGCGGTGCGGGTCTCGGCACGGTGTGGGGCAGGCAGAAGGCCCTGGCGATGCTCCGGGAGGCCGGGTTCACGGACGTCGACGTGCGTCAGGTCCAGGGCGACGTCCTCAACTTCTATTACGTTGCCCGGAAGGGCAGTTGA
- a CDS encoding ester cyclase produces MGQARDVMDRLTETLTTAKNLQATDECFAEDAVAITPDQGEIRGRDNIVEYWRQLTQALPDSTYEPVHSFEVGNTAIDEGFYVGKNTGPVPLPSGETLPATQRDIRVRGVDFAAVEDGRIVSYRLYFDQMEFLGQLGMLPDAP; encoded by the coding sequence ATGGGGCAGGCACGTGACGTCATGGACAGGCTCACCGAAACGCTCACCACGGCAAAGAACCTCCAGGCCACCGACGAGTGCTTCGCGGAGGACGCGGTCGCCATCACGCCGGACCAGGGGGAGATCCGGGGGCGGGACAACATCGTCGAGTACTGGCGCCAGCTGACACAAGCGCTCCCGGACAGCACGTACGAGCCGGTGCACTCGTTCGAGGTGGGCAACACGGCGATCGACGAAGGCTTTTACGTCGGAAAGAACACCGGCCCGGTGCCGCTCCCCTCCGGGGAGACGCTGCCCGCGACCCAGAGGGACATCAGGGTCCGCGGCGTCGACTTCGCCGCCGTCGAGGACGGTCGAATCGTCAGCTACCGGCTGTACTTCGACCAGATGGAGTTCCTGGGCCAGTTGGGCATGCTGCCGGACGCCCCCTGA
- a CDS encoding MFS transporter gives MPARTTTPATTTPPPATSQPSHIPALWLALLATPIAAGANSPVLILPEMAGSFGVGPATVTWFVTTFAWAMAVGTPLMASLLRRRGLRTTLRVSTFLILAGTLLVAVAPWMALALPGRAAQAVGGAGLVTSAMSLAGSVRRMGVITAGFGILGAVGPLLGSLIADALSWRVSLTVSALALLALPVVTRSAPRTSPRPTTPFDARGASLLIALATALVFVPHHPLPAAVAALVAGVLLTLHIRTRPDGFVPATLMRTPTFLLSALLACALATSYFALLFTVPQLLAARTDWSTTTIGTGQLVALLLGSLLSWLLAAASARMGRRRVLALLITLGALAPLTAALSPWAPLLLLVAAMAVFTTTAGNATLAVYATQAAPDAQRPTVIGLFNLCYQLGGAFGPATAALIMLA, from the coding sequence ATGCCTGCGCGCACGACCACCCCGGCGACCACCACACCCCCACCCGCCACTTCCCAACCCAGCCACATACCTGCCCTCTGGCTGGCGTTACTGGCAACGCCCATCGCGGCAGGCGCCAACAGCCCGGTCCTGATCCTTCCCGAGATGGCGGGCTCGTTCGGGGTCGGTCCCGCGACGGTCACCTGGTTCGTCACGACCTTCGCGTGGGCCATGGCGGTCGGCACCCCGCTGATGGCGAGCCTCCTGCGCCGCCGTGGCCTGCGTACGACGCTGCGGGTGAGTACGTTCCTCATCCTGGCAGGCACTCTGCTGGTGGCCGTGGCCCCCTGGATGGCGCTGGCCCTGCCCGGCCGGGCGGCCCAGGCGGTCGGCGGCGCGGGGCTGGTGACGTCGGCCATGAGCCTGGCGGGCTCGGTCCGCCGGATGGGGGTCATCACCGCGGGCTTCGGGATCCTGGGCGCGGTCGGGCCGCTCCTCGGCTCGCTCATCGCGGACGCACTCTCCTGGCGCGTCTCGCTGACGGTCTCGGCGCTGGCCCTCCTCGCGCTCCCCGTCGTGACCCGTTCCGCCCCGCGTACATCACCACGCCCCACCACCCCCTTCGACGCACGCGGCGCATCACTGCTCATAGCGCTGGCGACCGCCCTGGTCTTCGTCCCGCACCACCCGCTCCCGGCGGCGGTCGCGGCCCTGGTGGCGGGCGTACTCCTCACCCTCCACATCCGTACCCGCCCCGACGGCTTCGTCCCGGCCACCCTGATGCGGACGCCGACGTTCCTGCTCTCCGCACTGCTCGCCTGCGCCCTGGCGACGTCGTACTTCGCCCTGCTCTTCACGGTCCCCCAGCTCCTCGCCGCCCGCACCGACTGGTCGACCACCACGATCGGCACGGGCCAGCTCGTCGCGCTCCTGCTGGGCTCGTTGCTGTCCTGGCTCCTGGCCGCGGCCTCCGCCCGCATGGGCAGGCGCAGGGTCCTGGCACTCCTGATCACCCTGGGCGCACTGGCCCCGCTGACCGCAGCCCTGAGCCCGTGGGCGCCACTGCTCCTGCTGGTAGCCGCGATGGCGGTCTTCACGACGACGGCGGGCAACGCCACGCTCGCGGTGTATGCGACCCAGGCCGCTCCCGACGCGCAACGCCCGACGGTGATCGGTCTGTTCAACCTCTGCTACCAGCTGGGCGGCGCGTTCGGCCCGGCGACAGCGGCCCTGATCATGCTCGCCTGA
- a CDS encoding MarR family winged helix-turn-helix transcriptional regulator, with translation MSDAVDAIIGQWAAERPDLEEHLWPVHVLGRLQRLGRVLDKEFKSFAAKRGLELGEVDVLITLQRSGPPYELSAGALLKAAMVTSGAITNRIDRMEAKGLVERVRDGADRRTVNIRLTEGGHEVAREYMGAHLANEARMLREFSREECERMGDSLRKLLESFGDTSIG, from the coding sequence ATGAGCGATGCGGTGGACGCGATCATCGGCCAGTGGGCCGCCGAGCGCCCCGACCTGGAGGAACACCTCTGGCCCGTGCACGTACTCGGCCGCCTCCAGCGCCTCGGGCGCGTCCTGGACAAGGAGTTCAAGAGCTTCGCCGCCAAGCGCGGCCTCGAACTTGGCGAAGTCGACGTACTCATCACGCTCCAGCGCTCCGGCCCTCCGTACGAGCTGTCCGCCGGTGCGCTCCTCAAGGCCGCCATGGTGACCTCGGGCGCGATCACCAACCGGATCGACCGCATGGAGGCAAAGGGGCTGGTGGAGCGCGTACGCGACGGCGCCGACCGGCGCACCGTGAACATTCGGCTGACCGAGGGCGGGCACGAGGTCGCCCGCGAATACATGGGCGCCCACCTCGCCAACGAGGCCCGCATGCTGCGGGAGTTCAGTCGCGAAGAGTGCGAACGGATGGGCGACTCGCTGCGCAAGCTGCTGGAGTCGTTCGGCGACACCTCCATCGGCTAG
- a CDS encoding threonine synthase gives MTPKTIYRCPVDGTSEPAESLTWRCPACGGPWDLDFAPTSPVPLDSLAGRVNSLWRYEEALPLRNPPFKDSPPTITLGEGRTPLVPLTDTVSAKLDFLMPTLSFKDRGAVMLAELARRLGPDRVTRVIADSSGNAGTAIAAYCARAGLPCTVYVPEATSPKKTEQIRAHGAQLTLVPGDRETTARAARAAADEPGTFYASHVYNPHFLHGTKTYVYELWEDLGGRLPDSIVVPVGNGTLLLGASLAITELLAHGLIDERPALIAVQAEAVSPLAAAFHAGADDLTALTTPTGPTLAEGIAIPNPPRARQILRAVRESGGKFLTVTEDQIRAAQLDLAGRGLFVESTGVACWAATAASPPPPGRTAVVPLCGAGAKTGVAPTAP, from the coding sequence ATGACGCCCAAGACGATCTACCGCTGCCCGGTGGACGGCACCAGCGAGCCCGCCGAATCCCTCACCTGGCGCTGCCCGGCCTGCGGCGGCCCCTGGGATCTGGACTTCGCCCCCACCAGCCCGGTTCCGCTCGACTCCCTCGCGGGCCGGGTGAATTCACTGTGGCGGTACGAGGAAGCACTCCCCCTGCGGAACCCGCCATTCAAGGACTCACCCCCCACCATCACGCTCGGCGAGGGCCGCACCCCTCTCGTACCGCTCACTGACACGGTTTCGGCCAAGCTCGACTTTCTGATGCCGACGCTGTCTTTCAAGGACCGCGGCGCTGTGATGCTCGCCGAACTGGCCCGCCGCCTCGGCCCCGACCGGGTCACCCGGGTGATCGCGGACAGCAGCGGCAACGCGGGCACGGCGATCGCCGCGTACTGCGCGCGCGCCGGACTGCCCTGCACGGTGTACGTGCCCGAGGCGACCTCCCCCAAGAAGACCGAGCAGATCCGCGCACACGGCGCCCAGCTCACCCTCGTCCCCGGCGACCGGGAGACCACGGCCCGCGCCGCCCGAGCGGCAGCCGACGAACCCGGCACCTTCTACGCGAGCCACGTCTACAACCCGCACTTCCTGCACGGCACGAAGACATACGTCTACGAACTGTGGGAGGACCTGGGCGGCCGGCTCCCCGACTCGATCGTCGTCCCGGTCGGCAACGGCACGCTCCTGCTGGGCGCCTCACTCGCCATCACGGAACTCCTCGCCCACGGCCTCATCGACGAGCGCCCCGCCCTGATCGCCGTACAGGCGGAGGCGGTGTCACCACTGGCAGCGGCGTTCCACGCGGGAGCCGACGACCTCACCGCCCTCACCACACCCACCGGTCCCACACTCGCCGAGGGCATCGCCATCCCGAACCCGCCACGCGCCCGCCAGATCCTGCGCGCGGTACGGGAGTCCGGCGGCAAGTTCCTCACGGTGACCGAGGATCAGATCCGCGCCGCACAACTGGACCTGGCAGGACGCGGCCTCTTCGTGGAATCGACCGGCGTCGCCTGCTGGGCCGCAACGGCAGCATCCCCGCCGCCGCCCGGCAGGACCGCCGTGGTGCCGCTGTGCGGCGCGGGCGCGAAGACGGGGGTGGCACCCACCGCCCCCTAG